In Streptomyces sp. NBC_00569, a single genomic region encodes these proteins:
- a CDS encoding endo-alpha-N-acetylgalactosaminidase family protein, whose protein sequence is MSRRSRAACAVAVAAASSAVFALTGPVLPAAADPAPAVAQSVIGSAQLSVAVADDFPRVLAYTDRASGAELLGSTNPVDKVTLNGKAYAVAVKGSPVLTGSKASYTLTFPDLAGVEIDASLSVSGRATTFKVTAVRDTAAFRVGTIDIPGHDLVSVGSADGGAETAFTTLDNDSTRTADVFGKVAADTPADASPVGATYAIVNTGRLAAAVESNSTYDKPSGKTGGDDARFWHQARKSADGSTRVGVWSGQWTYRGEGAPEPDKDLPWAKVVVTPDANGDGKVDWQDGAVAFHSIGVKAKGSDATPDRVITHIPFNFASQATHPFLRTLDDVKRISLATDNLGQFALLKGYASEGHDSAHPDYGGNTNKRAGGLKDLNELLKGGKKFGTSFGVHVNATEAYPVAKHFTGDLVDPKAPGWNWLDQSYYIDQRRDINSGDLAARFKQLREETDPNLTTIYIDVYYTHGWIAEKTAEAVRAQGWNLASEWADKFERESLWSHWANDLDYGPKTDKGLNSKIIRFIRNGEKDVWNGDPVLGQSAVDEFEGWTGENDWNAFYDNVWQRDLPAKFLQHQQITRWNGDDITFTGGLRGTVEDGRRTFYDHGRKVLDGTAYLLPWDGGKKLYHYNKDGGTTSWAVPGSSYTVYRLTDNGRVKTGTVRASGGKVTLKAEAGQPYVLYPADRTPHAVDPAWGEGTHIKDPGFNDARLAAWDKDGTVGRDTDDHGRNSAALSGNGTAALEQRVSGLDAGKRYTASAWVEVEPGKSRRTTLSAGGRSVAVERSTLQNSVASNDWGGTYMQRVKATFTAPANGRTTLRIEAAKGSSAKVRIDDVRLVRNDPSTKPGTVVHEDFEGVDQGWGPFDKGDAGGVTDPRTHIAQKNAPYTQAGWNGKLVDDVIGGGESLKSHEENAGVVYRTSPAEVPMTDGHAYKVAFDYQSSHAGAYQWVSGYDRIAADGTPDQVETASTPIGQQRTTGHYEGTVTAGCGDTWTGLRKLEGAPDGADFVLDDFTVTDLGPAEKKAACGTLALKSDETLEPGQKNKVEATFTNYEASEIQGASLSLDLPEGWQAEPAGPVTLDPVAPGAKATATWQVTPPVDAKYQPYQLSSKATYTVGDSARTLTAGAAVRTLPPPPTADTYASDLDWTAMDNGWGPAEKDMENGETGAGDGKPLTVNGTVYAKGLGTASPGKIRYYLGGRCTSFTAEVGQDDSQGTRGSVQFSVEADGTQKVQSPVLKAADNAWSLTADVTGAKYVDLLTGDGGDGPGNDHADWGNARFHCGS, encoded by the coding sequence ATGTCACGAAGATCTCGCGCCGCATGCGCCGTCGCGGTCGCCGCCGCATCGTCCGCCGTGTTCGCCCTCACCGGCCCCGTACTGCCGGCCGCCGCCGACCCCGCGCCCGCCGTGGCGCAGTCCGTCATCGGATCCGCGCAGCTGTCCGTCGCCGTCGCCGACGACTTCCCGCGCGTCCTCGCGTACACCGACCGCGCCTCCGGGGCCGAGCTTCTCGGCAGTACGAACCCGGTGGACAAGGTCACCCTGAACGGCAAGGCGTATGCGGTCGCCGTGAAGGGCTCCCCGGTCCTCACCGGGTCCAAGGCCTCGTACACGCTGACCTTCCCGGACCTCGCCGGCGTCGAGATCGACGCCTCGCTGAGCGTCAGCGGGCGCGCGACGACCTTCAAGGTGACCGCCGTGCGCGACACCGCGGCCTTCCGGGTCGGCACGATCGACATACCCGGGCACGACCTCGTCTCCGTGGGCAGCGCGGACGGCGGCGCCGAGACCGCGTTCACGACGCTGGACAACGACTCGACGCGGACCGCCGACGTCTTCGGCAAGGTCGCGGCGGACACCCCGGCCGACGCCTCGCCCGTCGGCGCCACGTACGCCATCGTCAACACGGGGCGGCTCGCCGCCGCCGTCGAGTCCAACTCCACGTACGACAAACCGAGCGGCAAGACCGGCGGCGACGACGCCCGCTTCTGGCACCAGGCGCGCAAGTCGGCCGACGGCTCCACCCGCGTCGGCGTCTGGTCGGGCCAGTGGACCTATCGCGGTGAAGGCGCCCCGGAGCCGGACAAGGACCTGCCGTGGGCCAAGGTCGTCGTCACGCCCGACGCGAACGGCGACGGCAAGGTCGACTGGCAGGACGGTGCGGTCGCCTTCCACTCGATCGGCGTGAAGGCGAAGGGCAGTGACGCGACCCCCGACCGGGTCATCACGCACATCCCGTTCAACTTCGCCAGCCAGGCCACGCACCCCTTCCTGCGCACGCTCGACGACGTCAAGCGGATCTCGCTCGCGACCGACAACCTCGGCCAGTTCGCCCTGCTCAAGGGCTACGCCTCCGAGGGCCACGACTCCGCGCACCCCGACTACGGCGGCAACACCAACAAGCGTGCCGGCGGCCTGAAGGACCTCAACGAGCTGCTCAAGGGCGGCAAGAAGTTCGGCACCAGCTTCGGCGTGCACGTGAACGCCACCGAGGCGTACCCCGTCGCCAAGCACTTCACCGGCGACCTGGTCGACCCCAAGGCCCCGGGCTGGAACTGGCTCGACCAGAGCTACTACATCGACCAGCGCCGCGACATCAACAGCGGGGACCTCGCCGCCCGGTTCAAGCAGCTGCGCGAGGAGACCGACCCGAACCTCACGACGATCTACATCGACGTCTACTACACGCACGGCTGGATCGCGGAGAAGACCGCCGAGGCCGTCCGCGCCCAGGGCTGGAACCTGGCCTCCGAGTGGGCCGACAAGTTCGAGCGCGAGTCGCTGTGGTCGCACTGGGCCAACGACCTCGACTACGGGCCCAAGACCGACAAGGGCCTCAACTCGAAGATCATCCGCTTCATCCGCAACGGCGAGAAGGACGTCTGGAACGGCGACCCGGTCCTCGGCCAGAGCGCCGTCGACGAGTTCGAGGGCTGGACCGGCGAGAACGACTGGAACGCCTTCTACGACAACGTCTGGCAGCGCGACCTGCCCGCCAAGTTCCTTCAGCACCAGCAGATCACCCGCTGGAACGGCGACGACATCACCTTCACCGGCGGGCTCCGCGGCACCGTCGAGGACGGCCGGCGCACCTTCTACGACCACGGCAGGAAGGTCCTCGACGGGACGGCCTATCTGCTCCCGTGGGACGGCGGCAAGAAGCTGTACCACTACAACAAGGACGGCGGTACGACGAGCTGGGCCGTGCCCGGATCCTCGTACACCGTCTACCGGCTCACCGACAACGGCCGCGTGAAGACCGGCACCGTGCGGGCCTCCGGCGGCAAGGTCACGCTGAAGGCCGAGGCCGGGCAGCCGTACGTGCTCTACCCCGCGGACAGGACGCCGCACGCGGTCGACCCGGCCTGGGGCGAGGGCACGCACATCAAGGACCCCGGCTTCAACGACGCCCGCCTCGCCGCCTGGGACAAGGACGGCACGGTCGGGCGCGACACCGACGACCACGGCCGCAACAGCGCCGCCCTCAGCGGGAACGGCACCGCCGCGCTCGAGCAGCGCGTGAGCGGACTCGACGCGGGCAAGCGCTACACCGCCTCCGCCTGGGTCGAGGTCGAACCCGGCAAGTCCCGCCGTACGACGCTCAGCGCGGGCGGCAGATCGGTCGCGGTCGAGCGCTCCACGCTGCAGAACAGCGTCGCCTCCAACGACTGGGGCGGCACCTACATGCAGCGGGTGAAGGCCACCTTCACGGCGCCCGCGAACGGCCGCACCACGCTGCGGATCGAGGCAGCCAAGGGCTCGTCCGCGAAGGTCCGCATCGACGACGTACGTCTCGTGCGCAACGACCCGTCGACGAAGCCCGGCACCGTCGTGCACGAGGACTTCGAGGGCGTCGACCAGGGCTGGGGCCCCTTCGACAAGGGTGACGCCGGCGGCGTCACGGACCCGCGCACGCACATCGCGCAGAAGAACGCCCCGTACACCCAGGCCGGCTGGAACGGGAAGCTCGTCGACGACGTCATCGGCGGCGGCGAGTCCCTGAAGTCCCACGAGGAGAACGCCGGCGTCGTCTACCGCACGTCCCCGGCCGAGGTGCCGATGACGGACGGGCACGCCTACAAGGTCGCGTTCGACTACCAGTCCAGCCACGCGGGCGCCTACCAGTGGGTGAGCGGCTACGACCGGATCGCCGCCGACGGCACCCCCGACCAGGTCGAGACCGCGAGCACCCCGATCGGGCAGCAGCGCACCACGGGTCACTACGAGGGCACCGTCACGGCGGGCTGCGGCGACACCTGGACCGGCCTGCGCAAGCTCGAAGGGGCCCCGGACGGCGCCGACTTCGTCCTCGACGACTTCACCGTCACCGACCTCGGCCCGGCCGAGAAGAAGGCGGCCTGCGGCACCCTCGCCCTGAAGTCGGACGAGACGCTGGAGCCCGGACAGAAGAACAAGGTCGAGGCCACCTTCACCAACTACGAGGCGAGCGAGATCCAGGGCGCGTCCCTCTCGCTCGACCTTCCCGAGGGCTGGCAGGCCGAGCCCGCGGGCCCGGTCACGCTCGACCCGGTCGCGCCCGGCGCCAAGGCGACGGCCACCTGGCAGGTCACCCCGCCGGTCGACGCCAAGTACCAGCCGTACCAGCTGAGTTCGAAGGCGACCTACACCGTCGGGGACAGTGCGCGGACGCTGACCGCGGGCGCCGCCGTGCGCACGCTCCCGCCGCCGCCCACCGCGGACACGTACGCCAGTGACCTGGACTGGACGGCCATGGACAACGGCTGGGGTCCCGCCGAGAAGGACATGGAGAACGGCGAGACCGGCGCCGGCGACGGCAAGCCGCTGACCGTCAACGGCACCGTCTACGCCAAGGGCCTCGGCACCGCGTCCCCCGGGAAGATCCGCTACTACCTGGGCGGCCGCTGCACCTCGTTCACCGCCGAGGTCGGCCAGGACGACTCGCAGGGGACGCGCGGCAGCGTGCAGTTCTCCGTCGAGGCGGACGGCACCCAGAAGGTCCAGTCGCCGGTCCTCAAGGCCGCCGACAACGCCTGGTCGCTGACCGCGGACGTGACCGGCGCCAAGTACGTCGACCTGCTCACGGGCGACGGCGGCGACGGCCCGGGCAACGACCACGCCGACTGGGGCAACGCCCGCTTCCACTGCGGTAGTTGA